A part of Scleropages formosus chromosome 3, fSclFor1.1, whole genome shotgun sequence genomic DNA contains:
- the sfxn2 gene encoding sideroflexin-2 isoform X2, whose amino-acid sequence MELGGFDIDAPRWDQGTFMGRLWHFFSITDCRTALLPDARLDEAKALVESCRAGTLPPGTTKEQLYYAKKLYDSAFHPDTGDRMNLIGRMSFQVPGGMAITGFMLQFYRTVPAVVFWQWVNQSFNALVNYTNRNAASPITPKQIGVAYVTATSTALATAVGLNLYTKRAPPLVARWVPFAAVAAANCVNIPMMRQQEILNGIAITDENGNRLGHSQKAAVKGITQVVISRVTMAAPGMIILPIIMQRLEKYRFMQRITFLHGPLQVMMVGVFLVFMVPAACSLFPQRCSMAVSKLEPELRDAIVSQHGDAVRYVYFNKGL is encoded by the exons CCGCTGGGACCAGGGCACCTTCATGGGGAGGCTCTGGCACTTCTTCAGCATCACGGACTGCCGCACGGCGCTGCTGCCCGACGCCCGGCTGGACGAGGCCAAGGCGCTCGTGGAGAGCTGCAG GGCCGGCACTTTACCCCCAGGCACCACCAAGGAGCAGCTGTACTACGCCAAAAAGCTGTACGACTCGGCCTTCCACCCCGACACGGGCGACCGCATGAACCTGATCGGCAGGATGTCCTTCCAGGTGCCGGGGGGGATGGCCATCACGGGCTTCATGCTGCAGTTCTACAG gACCGTGCCGGCCGTGGTGTTCTGGCAGTGGGTGAACCAGTCCTTCAACGCCCTGGTGAACTACACCAACCGCAACGCCGCCTCGCCCATCACGCCCAA GCAGATCGGAGTTGCTTATGTCACTGCCACCAGCACGGCGCTCGCCACCGCTGTGGGACTGAACCTCTACACCAAG AGAGCTCCTCCGCTAGTGGCCCGCTGGGTGCCTTTTGCCGCAGTGGCGGCGGCCAACTGCGTGAACATTCCCATGATGCGGCAACA GGAGATCCTCAACGGCATCGCCATCACGGATGAAAACGGGAACAGGCTGGGACACTCTCAG AAAGCTGCCGTCAAGGGCATCACGCAAGTGGTAATCTCTCGCGTCACCATGGCGGCTCCAGGAATGA TCATCCTGCCCATTATAATGCAGAGGCTGGAGAAGTACAGGTTCATGCAG AGAATCACGTTCCTCCACGGGCCTTTGCAAGTGATGATGGTGGGAGTGTT CCTCGTGTTCATGGTTCCCGCTGcctgctccttgttccctcAGAGATG CTCTATGGCCGTGTCCAAGTTGGAGCCTGAACTGCGAGACGCCATCGTTTCCCAGCATGGAGACGCCGTCCGCTACGTGTACTTCAACAAAGGGCTTTGA